From the Nitrospinota bacterium genome, one window contains:
- a CDS encoding site-2 protease family protein, giving the protein MGIFNPNLYIFLAFLSINLGILNLLPIPILDGGHILFFSLEAILGRPISLKKREMAQQIGLIFIVSLMLFAFYNDILRLFGR; this is encoded by the coding sequence ATTGGTATTTTCAATCCAAATTTATATATCTTCCTTGCGTTTCTAAGTATCAACTTAGGAATCCTCAATCTTCTCCCGATCCCTATTTTAGATGGTGGACATATTCTATTTTTTTCTTTAGAAGCTATTTTAGGTAGGCCCATTAGCCTAAAGAAGAGAGAGATGGCTCAACAGATAGGTCTTATATTTATTGTTTCTTTAATGTTATTCGCCTTTTATAAT